The Pseudomonas multiresinivorans DNA window CCCGTTGAACGAGAGCGGCACAATTCGCGGGCGCATGGTGGCCGACCAGGACGACACGCATTCCTTCACCGACTACGTGTGGAGCAAGACCACCTCGCTGTATGGCGCGCTGGACTTCGACCTGAGCCCGGACACCACGGTCGGCATCGGCTTCAGCGACTCCGACCTCGACTCGCGTCCGATGATGCGCGGCTTGCCGCGCTACCCGGACGGCAGCGACATCGGCTTTTCGCGCTCCACCTACAGCGGCGCGACCTGGAACAGCAACGACATCGAGCAGACCACCGTCTACGCCGACCTGACCCACCGCTTCGATGACAATTGGAAATTCAAAGCCGCCGCCGTGCGCATGCGCGAGCACAACGACTCGACCCACCAGCGCATGCACGGAGATGTGCAGCCCGACGGCAGCGGCCTCAACTTCGCCGACTGGATCACCAACTTCGAGTCCACCCGGATCGGCCTGGACATGTACCTCGACGGCAAATTCGAGGCGTTCTCGCTGGAGCAGGAACTGATCCTGGGCGGCAACTACACCAAGTACACCACGGACGACTTCTACGCGCGGCGCTTCGTCCCCGGCGGCAACATCTTCGATATCGACCACCATCGCCCCAAGCCGAGCCTCGACGACATCCTCTCCTCGCCGGGCGGACGCTCCACCAACGCCGACTACGACATCCGCCAGAAGGGCCTGTACAGCAGCTGGCGGGTCAAGCTCGCCGAGCCGCTGACCGCCGTCGTCGGTGGCCGGGTGAGCTGGTACGACTACGCCTACAACCTGCCGGACGACGACTACACCGACAGCATGACCGAGACCGGCGAAGTCACGCCGTACTTCGGCCTGGTCTACGCGCTGACACCGGAGTGGTCGGCCTACGCCAGCTACACCGACGTGTTCGAACCGCAGAGCGCGCGCGACGCGCAGCAGAAGATGCTCGAGCCGGTGATCGGCAGCAACTACGAGGTGGGCCTGAAGGGCGAGCTGCTGGACGGCCGGGTGAACACCTCGCTGGCGCTGTTCCGCTACGACCAGAAGAACCGCGCCGTGCTCGACGAATCCTCCGGCTACGCCTGCGACGGCTGGTACTGCTCCACCGCCTCCGGCAAGGTGCGCAGCCAGGGCATCGAGGCCGAGGTGAGCGGCGAGGTGCTGCGCGACCTGCAACTCTTCGCCGGCTACACCTACAACACCACCAAGTTCCTCGACGACCCGGAGAACAAGGGCCGCGTGTTCAGCCAGTGGACGCCCAAGCACATGCTGCGGATGTGGGCCGACTACCAGTTACCGGGCGACTGGAACCGCGTCAGCACCGGCCTGGGCTTCGTCACCCAGAGCCACACCGTTAGCTTCGACCGTGAGTTCGACATCCCCGGTTTCACCGTCTGGAGCGCGCGCCTGGGCTACCGCCTGAGCCGCGAAATCGACCTCGCGGTGAACGCGAACAACCTGTTCGACAAGCGCTATTACCTGCCCGGTTACGCCGCGGCCGATGGCGCCAACAACTTCGGCGACCCGCGCAACCTGATGTTCAGCGTGAAGTACACGCCGGAGTTCTGAGGCGCGCTCAACCCAGCTCCTGGCGCAACCACTGCGCCAGGCGCTCGGCACGTGGATCGGCGCGCCGCTCGGGCACCCACAGCGCCAGCCGCGCGGTGGTTTCGACGAACCCCCAGGGCGCGGCCAGGCGGCCGGCGGCAAGGTCGTCGGCCACCAGTTGCTGCGGCGCAATGGCCACGCCCAACCCGGCCACGGCAGCTTCCAGCAGGTAGTAGAGGTGCTCGAAGCCCTGGCCCAGCTTCAGCCGCGCCGGCTCCAGGCCGTGGCGCGCGGCCCATTCCGGCCAGGCCTGCGGGCGCGAGACGGTGTGCAGCAGAGACTCGCCCAGCAGTGCCTCGGCAGGCGCCGCACGCAGTTGCTCGAAGCGCGCCGAGCGCGGGCTGAGCACCGGGCCGATGCGCTCCACCGCCAGCTCCAGCACGCGCATGTCCGCCGGCCACGGCGGCGCGGCGA harbors:
- a CDS encoding TonB-dependent siderophore receptor; translation: MSSPWPRALATAFVLVANAPCLLAAEPARLHFELPAASLATTLNAIARQSGEVISLDPALVRDQHAPAVQGELSVEQALEKALSGSNLRLKVTASGAFSVEAAPTDGALELDSTTVTGQGLDATTEGSGSYAARATTIGKGEHKLKDIPQSVSVITRKQLDDQDITDLRDAVNHSTGLVGATGIGPGMVISSRGFQIDDWQYDGVPVPRNTYVLGNWANQDLVFFDRVEILRGASGLLQGAGSPGGAINLVRKRGQNTPTATFTGKAGSWDHYGLQADVGGPLNESGTIRGRMVADQDDTHSFTDYVWSKTTSLYGALDFDLSPDTTVGIGFSDSDLDSRPMMRGLPRYPDGSDIGFSRSTYSGATWNSNDIEQTTVYADLTHRFDDNWKFKAAAVRMREHNDSTHQRMHGDVQPDGSGLNFADWITNFESTRIGLDMYLDGKFEAFSLEQELILGGNYTKYTTDDFYARRFVPGGNIFDIDHHRPKPSLDDILSSPGGRSTNADYDIRQKGLYSSWRVKLAEPLTAVVGGRVSWYDYAYNLPDDDYTDSMTETGEVTPYFGLVYALTPEWSAYASYTDVFEPQSARDAQQKMLEPVIGSNYEVGLKGELLDGRVNTSLALFRYDQKNRAVLDESSGYACDGWYCSTASGKVRSQGIEAEVSGEVLRDLQLFAGYTYNTTKFLDDPENKGRVFSQWTPKHMLRMWADYQLPGDWNRVSTGLGFVTQSHTVSFDREFDIPGFTVWSARLGYRLSREIDLAVNANNLFDKRYYLPGYAAADGANNFGDPRNLMFSVKYTPEF
- a CDS encoding LysR family transcriptional regulator — protein: MSRDLPPLNALRAFEAAARLRGVSAAADELSVTHGAISRQIRLLEEELGVALFVKEGRGVKLTDAGVRLSEVASDSFERLRSVCAELRRQAGGDAPFVLGCPGSLLARWFIPRLDRLNRDLPDLRLQLSASDGDLDPRRGGLDATLCFAAPPWPADMRVLELAVERIGPVLSPRSARFEQLRAAPAEALLGESLLHTVSRPQAWPEWAARHGLEPARLKLGQGFEHLYYLLEAAVAGLGVAIAPQQLVADDLAAGRLAAPWGFVETTARLALWVPERRADPRAERLAQWLRQELG